From one Felis catus isolate Fca126 chromosome E2, F.catus_Fca126_mat1.0, whole genome shotgun sequence genomic stretch:
- the KLK6 gene encoding kallikrein-6, which translates to MGMKTLVVLILMAAAWAEEQNKVLHGGPCEQTSHPYQAALYTSDHLLCGGVLIHPLWVLTAAHCKKPNLQVYLGKHNLQQRESFQEQSSVVRAVVHPGYNAATHDQDIMLLRLSHPAKFSERIQPLPLEQDCSANHTSCHILGWGKTADGGFPNTIQCAYIHLVSHEECERAYPSQITRNMVCAGDEKYGKDSCQGDSGGPLVCGDRLRGLVSWGNVPCGSKEKPGVYTDVCRYGHWIRKTIQAN; encoded by the exons ATGGGCATGAAGACGCTGGTAGTATTGATCCTGATGGCCGCAG CCTGGGCGGAGGAGCAGAATAAGGTGCTGCATGGCGGACCGTGTGAGCAGACGTCTCACCCCTACCAAGCTGCCCTCTACACATCAGACCACTTGCTCTGCGGAGGGGTTCTCATTCACCCGCTGTGGGTCCTCACCGCTGCCCACTGCAAAAAGCC GAATCTTCAGGTCTACCTGGGAAAACACAACCTTCAGCAGAGGGAGAGTTTCCAGGAGCAGAGTTCTGTTGTCCGGGCTGTGGTCCACCCTGGCTATAATGCTGCCACTCATGACCAGGACATCATGCTGTTACGCCTGTCTCACCCAGCCAAATTCTCTGAACGCATTCAACCACTCCCCCTGGAGCAAGACTGCTCGGCCAACCACACTAGCTGCCACATCCTAGGCTGGGGCAAGACAGCCGATG GTGGATTTCCTAACACCATCCAGTGTGCATACATCCATCTGGTGTCCCATGAGGAGTGTGAGCGTGCCTACCCCAGCCAGATCACCCGGAACATGGTGTGTGCTGGGGATGAAAAATACGGGAAGGATTCCTGCCAG GGCGATTCTGGGGGCCCGCTGGTGTGTGGAGACCGTCTCCGAGGTCTTGTGTCATGGGGAAATGTCCCCTGTGGATCCAAGGAGAAGCCAGGAGTCTACACTGATGTCTGCAGATATGGCCACTGGATCCGAAAAACCATTCAGGCCAACTAA